A window from Malania oleifera isolate guangnan ecotype guangnan chromosome 7, ASM2987363v1, whole genome shotgun sequence encodes these proteins:
- the LOC131160775 gene encoding citrate-binding protein-like, which produces MAMGAVLELVSLGLVHLLLLAHHAAAGSEPIDPTEGFVDVPLSNSNFHNLKPYDLPASKRYSFVNGVHNFWVYSTDNPLSNGSPTHPRSELRVEGYYYSTGIWQFEGYGYVPSGTSGVCIMQVFGAKTHPTTLMLKVNNGTLTYYLSNVLEQNIYDRWFKLNVIHDTEAAITRTFIDGVLKLVAPHRQNATHHFQFGVYQQENASFYGESRWKGIRVMKKVDNDSKKLPSKKDNISRKLL; this is translated from the exons ATGGCGATGGGTGCGGTACTTGAATTGGTGTCTCTTGGGCTGGTTCATCTTCTTTTGTTGGCGCACCATGCAGCTGCTGGGTCCGAGCCCATCGATCCAACTGAGGGTTTTGTTGACGTACCTTTGAGCAACTCCAACTTTCACAACCTGAAACCGTATGACCTCCCGGCAAGCAAGCGGTACAGCTTTGTGAATGGCGTTCACAACTTCTGGGTTTATTCTACTGACAATCCTCTATCAAATGGCAGCCCAACTCACCCTCGCTCCGAACTTCGGGTCGAG GGATACTATTACAGTACTGGTATTTGGCAATTTGAAGGATATGGATATGTACCATCAGGGACATCAGGTGTATGCATTATGCAAGTATTTGGAGCAAAAACTCATCCTACAACTCTAATGCTCAAAGTTAATAATGGTACACTTACATACTATTTGAGCAACGTCCTTgaacaaaatatatatgataGGTGGTTTAAGCTAAACGTGATACATGATACTGAAGCTGCAATCACAAGAACTTTTATTGATGGCGTTCTCAAGCTTGTAGCTCCTCACCGTCAGAACGCCACCCATCATTTTCAGTTTGGGGTCTATCAACAAGAAAATGCTTCTTTTTATGGGGAGTCTCGTTGGAAGGGAATTAGAGTTATGAAAAAAGTTGACAATGATTCTAAAAAACTACCTTCCAAGAAAGACAATATTTCTCGGAAATTGTTGTAA